A region from the Dinoroseobacter shibae DFL 12 = DSM 16493 genome encodes:
- a CDS encoding beta-ketoacyl-ACP synthase III gives MGKRAVVTGVGHYLPSRVVPNSELETLVDTTDEWIRTRSGIERRHFAADGEQTSDLATAAAQAALDHAELTAQDVDAVIVATSTPDLTFPAVATMVQARLGMTRGFAYDVQAVCAGFVFAMANANAMILSGQADRILVIGAETFSRIMDWTDRSTCVLFGDGAGAVVLEARDGTGGTADRGILSADLNSDGRHRDILYVDGGVSSSQTAGYLRMEGKEVFRHAIEKLAATAETALAKAGLTEADVDWVVPHQANLRIITATARKMGIGMDRVVVTVADHGNTSAASIPMALSVGVARGQIKPGDLVVTEAIGGGLSWGSVVLRW, from the coding sequence ATGGGTAAACGTGCAGTCGTCACCGGTGTGGGGCATTACCTTCCAAGCCGCGTGGTCCCGAATTCCGAACTCGAAACCCTGGTCGACACGACCGATGAATGGATCCGTACCCGCTCGGGCATCGAGCGGCGCCATTTCGCAGCGGACGGGGAACAGACCTCGGACCTTGCCACCGCCGCCGCGCAAGCGGCACTCGACCATGCCGAGCTGACCGCACAGGATGTGGACGCGGTGATCGTGGCGACCTCCACCCCCGATCTGACCTTCCCGGCCGTGGCCACCATGGTGCAGGCCCGGCTCGGCATGACCCGGGGGTTTGCCTATGACGTGCAGGCGGTCTGCGCCGGGTTCGTGTTCGCCATGGCCAATGCCAACGCGATGATCCTGTCGGGCCAGGCCGACCGGATCCTGGTGATCGGGGCCGAGACCTTCAGCCGAATCATGGACTGGACCGACCGGTCGACCTGCGTGCTCTTCGGCGACGGCGCGGGTGCCGTGGTGCTGGAGGCGCGCGACGGCACCGGTGGGACGGCCGACCGCGGGATCCTGTCGGCGGACCTGAATTCCGACGGGCGGCACCGCGATATCCTTTACGTGGATGGGGGCGTGTCCAGCTCGCAAACCGCGGGCTACCTGCGGATGGAGGGCAAGGAAGTGTTCCGCCACGCCATCGAGAAGCTCGCCGCGACCGCCGAGACCGCGCTCGCCAAGGCCGGTCTGACAGAGGCGGATGTGGACTGGGTCGTGCCCCACCAGGCCAACCTGCGCATCATCACCGCCACCGCGCGCAAGATGGGCATCGGCATGGACCGGGTCGTCGTCACCGTGGCCGATCACGGCAACACCTCGGCCGCGTCGATCCCCATGGCGCTGTCGGTCGGGGTGGCGCGCGGGCAGATCAAGCCCGGCGATCTGGTCGTCACCGAGGCCATCGGGGGCGGATTGTCCTGGGGATCGGTGGTATTACGCTGGTAA
- the ihfA gene encoding integration host factor subunit alpha, whose product MAEKTLTRMDLSDAVFREVGLSRNESAQLVESILTHMSDALVRGESVKISSFGTFSVRDKSARIGRNPKTGEEVPIHPRRVLTFRPSHLMKERVANGNRNR is encoded by the coding sequence ATGGCCGAGAAGACACTGACGCGCATGGACCTGAGCGATGCGGTATTCCGCGAGGTCGGCCTGTCCCGGAACGAATCCGCCCAACTGGTCGAGAGCATCCTGACCCATATGTCCGACGCACTTGTGCGCGGCGAAAGCGTCAAGATCTCGTCCTTCGGGACCTTCAGCGTGCGCGACAAGTCCGCCCGGATCGGGCGCAACCCCAAGACGGGCGAGGAAGTGCCGATCCATCCGCGCCGCGTGCTGACCTTCCGGCCCTCGCATCTGATGAAAGAACGGGTCGCCAATGGAAACCGCAACCGATAG
- a CDS encoding MerR family transcriptional regulator translates to MAKSAEAFRTISEVADWLEVPTHVLRFWQSKFPQVKPVKRAGGRRYYRPADMSLLAGIRVLLHDDGITIRGVQKILREQGVKHVAGLCDRRLDGAEETVQPVEEDAQAAEDTAEAKVVDLMASTAEMPADDDAAEPPAEAAPEAAPTEDPLPLFTARHGAPDPDAAEAAPSEAPAVPDPAPTAAPGAAVPALPGPSPQRSDALGTFARRLAAHPGALSQVDPDTARALADRLAALRARIDGSDPA, encoded by the coding sequence ATGGCCAAATCAGCGGAAGCCTTCCGGACCATCAGCGAGGTGGCCGACTGGTTGGAGGTGCCCACCCACGTGCTGCGCTTCTGGCAGAGCAAGTTTCCCCAGGTCAAGCCGGTCAAACGCGCGGGCGGACGGCGGTATTACCGGCCCGCGGACATGTCCCTGCTGGCCGGGATCCGGGTGCTGCTTCACGATGACGGGATCACCATCCGAGGGGTTCAGAAAATCCTGCGCGAACAAGGGGTCAAGCATGTGGCCGGCCTCTGCGACCGGCGCCTCGATGGCGCGGAGGAGACCGTGCAACCGGTGGAGGAGGACGCGCAAGCGGCCGAGGACACCGCCGAGGCCAAGGTGGTCGACCTGATGGCGAGCACGGCCGAGATGCCCGCAGACGACGACGCCGCAGAGCCCCCCGCCGAAGCCGCACCGGAGGCGGCGCCCACCGAGGATCCCCTGCCGCTCTTCACGGCCCGCCATGGGGCGCCCGATCCGGATGCGGCCGAGGCTGCGCCCTCGGAAGCACCCGCCGTGCCAGACCCTGCGCCCACGGCTGCGCCCGGTGCAGCCGTCCCGGCCCTGCCCGGCCCCAGCCCGCAGCGTTCCGACGCTTTGGGGACCTTCGCGCGCAGGCTGGCTGCCCATCCCGGCGCGCTGTCGCAGGTCGATCCGGACACCGCGCGCGCCCTGGCCGACCGGCTGGCGGCGCTCCGCGCGCGCATCGACGGGTCAGATCCGGCTTGA
- a CDS encoding 2'-deoxycytidine 5'-triphosphate deaminase, with amino-acid sequence MSAPALPTPGVLPCQSLEAMIAGGMIAADPAIAPGQVQPASLDLRLGAVAYRVRASFLAGDGATVADRLADFEMHRIDLSGGAVLEKGCVYVVPLMESLALPAGVQAVANAKSSTGRVDLLTRTITDGGTEFDRIPAGYHGPLYAEICPRSFSVLVRPGMRLNQIRFRSGQALLDDAALRARHAATPLVSGPAHVDQGLGFSVDLRPATGSLVGYRAKPHTGVIDLEKIGHYPPAEYWEEIHTDQGRIILDPGAFYILVSREAVHIPPDCAAEMAPYLAMVGEFRVHYAGFFDPGFGHAAAGGTGSRGVLEVRCHEAPFVLEHGQIVGRLVYERMAEVPTQLYGAGIASNYQGQGLKLSKHFAA; translated from the coding sequence ATGTCCGCCCCTGCCTTGCCCACCCCCGGCGTGCTGCCCTGCCAGAGCCTTGAGGCGATGATCGCGGGGGGCATGATCGCGGCCGATCCGGCCATCGCGCCAGGACAGGTGCAACCGGCGAGCCTCGATTTGCGTTTGGGAGCCGTGGCTTACCGCGTGCGTGCCTCGTTCCTCGCGGGCGACGGGGCGACCGTGGCCGACCGGCTCGCGGATTTCGAGATGCACCGGATCGACCTGAGCGGGGGCGCGGTTCTGGAAAAGGGCTGCGTCTACGTCGTGCCGTTGATGGAATCGCTCGCCCTGCCCGCGGGCGTGCAGGCGGTGGCCAATGCCAAGAGCTCCACCGGACGGGTCGATCTGCTGACGCGCACGATCACCGATGGCGGGACCGAATTCGACCGGATCCCGGCGGGCTACCACGGCCCACTTTATGCGGAGATCTGCCCGCGGTCGTTTTCGGTGCTGGTCCGGCCGGGCATGCGGCTCAACCAGATCCGGTTTCGCAGCGGTCAGGCCCTGCTCGACGATGCGGCGCTGCGGGCGCGCCATGCCGCGACCCCGCTGGTCTCGGGCCCGGCCCATGTCGACCAGGGGTTGGGGTTTTCGGTGGATCTGCGCCCCGCGACCGGGAGCCTCGTGGGCTACCGCGCCAAGCCGCATACGGGCGTGATCGACCTGGAGAAGATCGGGCATTACCCGCCCGCCGAGTACTGGGAAGAAATTCATACGGATCAAGGGCGTATCATCCTCGACCCCGGCGCCTTCTACATCTTGGTGAGCCGGGAGGCGGTGCATATCCCGCCCGATTGCGCCGCCGAAATGGCGCCGTACCTGGCCATGGTGGGCGAGTTTCGGGTGCATTACGCGGGCTTTTTCGATCCCGGTTTCGGCCATGCCGCCGCCGGGGGGACCGGGTCGCGCGGGGTGCTGGAGGTGCGGTGCCACGAAGCGCCCTTCGTGCTGGAGCACGGGCAGATCGTCGGGCGGCTGGTCTATGAGCGCATGGCCGAGGTGCCGACGCAGCTTTACGGTGCGGGGATCGCGTCGAACTACCAGGGCCAGGGGCTGAAACTGTCCAAGCATTTCGCGGCATAA